Proteins encoded in a region of the Podarcis muralis chromosome 6, rPodMur119.hap1.1, whole genome shotgun sequence genome:
- the PCBD1 gene encoding pterin-4-alpha-carbinolamine dehydratase isoform X4: MTRVALQAEKLDHHPEWFNVYNKVHITLSTHECGGLSERDINLASFIEQVANTLA; this comes from the exons ATGACCAGAGTAGCTCTGCAGGCAGAAAAACTGGACCACCACCCGGAATGGTTCAATGTCTACAACAAG GTTCACATAACCTTGAGCACCCATGAGTGTGGAGGCTTATCGGAGCGGGATATCAACTTGGCCAGCTTCATAGAGCAAGTGGCAAACACGCTGGCTTAG